The following coding sequences are from one Dermacentor andersoni chromosome 5, qqDerAnde1_hic_scaffold, whole genome shotgun sequence window:
- the Nnp-1 gene encoding uncharacterized protein Nnp-1, translating to MPVSQEVHFAHHLAANEKVTRDRALRKLTRWIRAKSGRQGMEFTEEALMKLWKGLFFCMWMSDKPFVQQELANSIAGLVHCFARRDQSLLFLEAFFKTMAREWFAIDRFRLEKFMMLVRRCFRQGVAFAYGDTWNDENITAFCNTLKITALCPNSEAIPLGFRLHVVDVFLQELARMHGGELTPEQAILFLQPFFDILMHSNDRTLLDAVRKNIFFLLLDLDREAAELGVDPSTVKLKGSNGTTGDGDSAGDDEAEEEDMYDEHGRVLEKGESCQDLPAIPFDYSVIADGLFDMLKATTLKPFNRALITRMVKKFRAVLEEGLVRPKVVEPGVEEPITEDEIEAAANKLEEELEEELEEDRDEVLKLKEKKQKVKPKFGFDTTSGAYEYIVSGDGDSEEDEGLGNGTARNKKQSKAKQLRKKVQALSDEEATDTLSDLEDSEDKVFDVKAASKKRKRCAALSQKAEEVPKAEGTFDGAEDGVPPKKKQRRRKPKKPKGSSVDDAAGIVQKTRKLNGFDKDTSVTEREFQKGSNSVGKVPIVEEKKGLFTAKKADRPILGKTPQKKLLSAKKKAGSMGVIVQQQVSKPILNRESSTEGPAFVSLEGKQQRKVEKLLRQRQARKEKKERGLAALTRGWQVTPLPSSANKAKQSDVPVTPVSLATCADKTTESTKLPHSSLLQQNSSASAPSERVITKTEKSPDTSFKSHKIVVAGEVKAGSSISPPTTLQASGGTIRQTISPLQGNKGASTGPHSAGKNSIGVTKAPHSPLKNHLRAEKSPHTPVQNNSGSVALLKGLQPSSKGMFTSTLSASLDGTEAKASSDNTPVAKLPCTPKASNPVVPALRKCFTARKPETFKLTKFSTPPVKPSSIPQEEKKVIFALSKNKAQDPREYFETLKNSPEIPFDASKKPAQGVLKARLSLPSSTPVTLSAKRRVRMSDVFQSNANQLFPKKRPSASDFF from the exons ATGCCGGTGTCTCAGGAAGTTCATTTCGCTCATCACTTGGCAGCGAACGAGAAAGTTACCAGAGACCGGGCACTACGAAAGTTGACAAGATGGATACGCGCAAAATCTGGCCGCCAAGGCATGG AATTCACCGAGGAGGCATTAATGAAGCTTTGGAAGGGCTTGTTCTTCTGCATGTGGATGTCCGACAAGCCGTTTGTTCAG CAAGAGCTGGCGAACAGCATAGCTGGCCTGGTGCATTGCTTCGCCCGTCGGGACCAGTCGTTGCTGTTCCTGGAAGCGTTCTTCAAGACCATGGCCCGCGAATGGTTTGCGATCGACAGGTTTCGCCTGGAGAAGTTCATGATG TTGGTGCGGCGATGCTTCCGTCAAGGCGTTGCCTTTGCCTACGGAGACACATGGAATGATGAAAACATCACTGCCTTCTGCAACACTCTTAAGATAACAGCCCTGTGCCCAAACAGCGAAGCAATTCCCCTTGGCTTCAGGTTGCATGTGGTTGACGTGTTCCTCCAGGAGCTAGCCAGAATGCATGGTGGAGAG TTGACACCAGAACAAGCCATACTGTTCCTGCAACCTTTCTTTGACATTCTGATGCACTCAAATGA TCGAACCCTCCTGGATGCGGTGCGGAAGAACATCTTTTTCCTGCTGTTGGACTTGGATCGGGAAGCTGCCGAGCTGGGTGTGGATCCCAGCACTGTGAAACTCAAAGGCAGCAATGGGACTACAGGGGATGGTGACTCTGCAGGAGATGatgaggcggaggaggaggacatGTATGACGAGCATGGAAGGGTGCTTGAGAAAGGAGAGTCCTGCCAAGACCTTCCTGCCATTCCC ttTGATTACAGCGTTATTGCAGACGGGCTTTTCGACATGCTCAAAGCCACCACATTGAAGCCATTCAACCGTGCCCTGATCACCAGAATGGTGAAAAA GTTCCGTGCTGTTCTCGAGGAAGGTTTGGTCAGGCCTAAAGTGGTGGAACCTGGTGTTGAGGAGCCCATCACAGAGGATGAAATCGAGGCTGCTGCCAACAAGCTGGAGGAAGAGCTTGAGGAAGAGCTAGAGGAGGACCGTGATGAAGTGCTTAAGCTCAAAGAGAAGAAGCAGAAGGTAAAACCTAAATTTGGCTTTGACACCACCAGTGGTGCATATGAGTACATTGTCAGTGGCGATGGTGACTCCGAAGAGGATGAGGGGTTAGGAAATGGAACAGCTCGAAATAAAAAGCAATCAAAGGCAAAGCAACTGAGAAAAAAAGTGCAAGCCCTCTCTGATGAGGAGGCAACGGATACATTAAGTGATCTTGAAGATTCTGAAGATAAAGTTTTTGATGTAAAAGCTGCAAGCAAAAAACGAAAGCGTTGTGCAGCGCTGTCTCAAAAAGCTGAAGAAGTCCCAAAGGCTGAAGGTACTTTTGATGGAGCTGAAGATGGTGTGCCTCCCAAGAAGAAACAACGAAGACGGAAGCCTAAAAAGCCCAAAGGCAGTTCAGTCGACGATGCAGCTGGGATAGTGCAGAAAACAAGGAAATTGAATGGCTTCGATAAGGATACAAGTGTGACAGAAAGAGAATTTCAGAAAGGCTCAAACTCTGTTGGAAAAGTTCCCAttgtagaagaaaagaaaggtctCTTCACTGCCAAGAAGGCCGACCGGCCGATACTGGGAAAAACACCACAAAAAAAGTTGCtaagtgcaaagaaaaaggcgGGCAGCATGGGTGTCATAGTGCAGCAGCAGGTTTCAAAGCCTATTTTGAACAGAGAATCATCAACTGAAGGCCCTGCTTTTGTTTCTCTGGAAGGAAAGCAGCAGAGGAAGGTCGAGAAGCTGCTTCGGCAGCGGCaagcaagaaaggaaaagaaggagcGAGGACTTGCTGCGCTTACTAGAGGTTGGCAAGTGACACCACTCCCTTCAAGTGCCAACAAAGCTAAGCAGTCAGATGTGCCAGTTACACCTGTGAGTCTGGCAACCTGCGCTGACAAGACAACAgagtcaacaaagttgcctcatTCATCACTGCTACAACAAAACAGCTCAGCATCTGCACCAAGTGAACGTGTCATCACAAAAACTGAAAAATCACCTGACACATCATTCAAAAGTCACAAAATTGTGGTCGCAGGTGAGGTCAAAGCAGGCAGTTCAATATCGCCTCCTACAACACTACAAGCCAGTGGAggaacgatcaggcaaacaatCTCACCATTACAGGGTAACAAGGGAGCATCAACGGGACCCCACTCAGCTGGAAAAAACAGCATTGGAGTAACGAAAGCACCTCATTCGCCACTGAAGAACCACCTTAGAGCAGAGAAGTCGCCTCATACACCTGTACAGAATAATAGTGGTTCAGTAGCGCTGCTGAAAGGTCTGCAGCCATCGAGCAAAGGAATGTTCACATCAACCCTGTCAGCATCACTAGATGGCACAGAAGCGAAGGCATCAAGTGACAACACACCAGTCGCCAAGTTGCCTTGTACCCCTAAAGCAAGCAACCCAGTGGTACCTGCCCTTCGCAAGTGCTTTACTGCAAGAAAACCTGAGACATTTAAG CTTacaaaattttcaacaccacCTGTAAAGCCGTCTTCAATTCCTcaggaagaaaagaaagtgatCTTCGCGTTATCGAAAAACAAAGCACAAG ATCCAAGGGAGTATTTTGAGACATTGAAGAACAGCCCTGAGATACCATTTGATGCGTCTAAGAAGCCAGCGCAGGGTGTACTCAAGGCACGGCTCTCACTACCATCTAGCACTCCTGTCACGTTGTCTGCAAAGAGGCGTGTCAGGATGTCTGATGTGTTTCAGTCTAATGCTAATCAATTGTTCCCCAAAAAACGGCCCAGTGCATCAGATTTCTTCTAG